The proteins below are encoded in one region of Telopea speciosissima isolate NSW1024214 ecotype Mountain lineage chromosome 10, Tspe_v1, whole genome shotgun sequence:
- the LOC122641731 gene encoding probable anion transporter 5 gives MKKIKFPKRYVIVILTFLSTCVCYVERVGFSIAYTVAADAAGVNQSSKGTIPSTFYYGYACSQVPGGWAAQRLGGRRVLLLSFVLWSLTCALVPLDPNRVSILVMARLLVGVSQGFMFPSIHTVLAQWVPPNERSRSVSLTTSGMYLGAAAGMLVLPSLVKFNGPQSIFLAEAALGAFWSLLWFKYASDPPRSDHPKATTAGFGESLLPIKGGKLKAENGLTGVRTAKIPWKQIFFSLPVWAIVVNNFTFHYALYVLMNWLPTYFEQGLQHSLQDMGSSKMLPYLNMFIFSNIGGVVADHLIITRTLSVTRTRKFLNTIGFLVASLALMALPMFRTSGGAVFCSSLALGFLALGRAGFAVNHMGVAPRYAGIVMGVSNTAGTLAGIVGVDLTGRLLEAAKTAYMDLFSPESWRSAFLIPGYLCIFSSLVFLLFSTGEKIFD, from the coding sequence ATGAAGAAGATAAAATTTCCAAAACGGTATGTTATCGTCATTTTAACTTTCCTCAGCACATGTGTTTGCTATGTGGAACGTGTGGGCTTCTCAATTGCTTACACAGTTGCTGCTGATGCTGCTGGGGTGAACCAGTCCAGCAAAGGCACTATACCTTCAACATTCTACTACGGGTATGCTTGTTCACAAGTGCCAGGGGGATGGGCAGCTCAGAGGTTGGGTGGAAGACGTGTTCTCCTCCTCTCATTTGTGTTATGGTCTCTAACTTGTGCTTTGGTACCCTTGGATCCAAACcgagtctctatcttggtgatGGCCCGCTTGCTTGTTGGGGTGTCACAAGGTTTTATGTTCCCATCCATCCACACTGTCCTAGCACAGTGGGTACCACCAAATGAACGGTCACGCTCAGTGTCTCTCACAACTTCTGGCATGTACCTTGGTGCAGCAGCGGGCATGCTTGTGCTGCCCAGCCTGGTGAAATTTAATGGACCCCAATCAATATTTTTAGCTGAAGCTGCTCTAGGTGCCTTCTGGTCCCTACTTTGGTTTAAATATGCTAGTGACCCACCTCGCTCTGATCATCCTAAGGCAACAACTGCTGGCTTTGGGGAGTCTTTACTGCCAATCAAAGGGGGAAAACTGAAGGCTGAAAATGGTTTAACTGGGGTCCGTACTGCCAAAATCCCATGGAAACAAATATTCTTTAGCTTGCCAGTTTGGGCAATTGTGGTGAATAACTTCACTTTTCATTATGCATTGTATGTGCTGATGAATTGGTTGCCCACATACTTTGAGCAAGGCCTCCAGCATAGTCTTCAGGATATGGGTTCTTCTAAAATGCTTCCTTACCTTAACATGTTCATTTTCTCCAATATTGGTGGGGTGGTTGCAGATCACTTAATCATCACAAGGACGTTGTCTGTGACCAGGACTCGCAAGTTTTTGAATACTATTGGGTTCTTGGTAGCTTCTCTTGCATTAATGGCACTTCCAATGTTCAGAACTTCCGGTGGGGCtgtcttttgttcttcattggCTCTTGGATTCCTTGCCCTGGGTAGAGCTGGGTTTGCAGTAAATCACATGGGTGTTGCTCCAAGGTATGCAGGAATCGTAATGGGAGTTTCTAATACTGCTGGGACATTAGCGGGCATTGTTGGAGTTGATCTAACGGGTAGGCTTCTTGAAGCTGCTAAAACTGCTTATATGGATCTTTTCAGTCCCGAAAGCTGGAGATCAGCGTTTTTAATCCCAGGATACCTCTGCATTTTCAGTTCGCTTGTATTTCTGCTATTCTCAACCGGGGAGAAGATTTTTGACTGA